One Xiphophorus maculatus strain JP 163 A chromosome 23, X_maculatus-5.0-male, whole genome shotgun sequence genomic window, tttgtatGTTGTGTTCTGATTTACCACTGGGTGGCGATATCAgcatcaaaaatgtattttcttcagGAGTTGCCAATTATCATCTCTGATTTCTTTATTGCAGCGCCTACGTTTATAGCCTTAGATTTTACTACatgatttattgaaaacaaattagatACAAATCTATCAAACAGAACAAAGGCCAAAAATGCCATTAAGTACAGCAACTAAAGACTCAgtttatttaaagcttttagTGGAATGCATTATGCAGCAAGTCAAAACAGAACTCTATGGGAACTTtacttatattttaaatgagctTACTTTTAGAGAGcataaaatacagttaaaacaaGAGTTCTAATTTTCCACTAAGATAAAACTCAAGGTTTTGGTAATGAACATATATGGTAGTTAAATTATTCTGCTAGAAACTAGGATAAACAAGAAGACATGTTTTGGTGTTAATTGGCTTTCAGTGCCAAGAATTTAAGAATCTGATTTTCTGGGAATCTTAATTGGCTGTTTTCAACTTGATAAAGAGATGTTATGCAGGTTGtaaacatagaaaaacaaacatccaaacagaaataatttgagCAAGtgatttaaatgcataaatCCAGCTTTTACACTATATGCatatcttttttctgttttgctctcTAGATTCCAGTTTATTAAATATCAGCATTCATTCAATGGTAAAGAGTGAGCGTATGTGACCTACCATTTGTGAAGAAATAAATGCACTAAACTGccctcaaaacaaaaaacctcccTCATCGCTTTGTGAAACGTTATTTTGTGCACTTGAAACATAACAATATATAAATGTGGTCAGAGGATTTTATAGTCTTTGAacgtttcttcttcttgctcAGCTGTAACTTTTTATAAATTCTGGAGTGAAGACCTTCAGCTGCCACAGATAAAGATGGTGATGTTTACTGGTGTAGAGGCGGCTCCTCGGTTGCAGTTGGAGGAGGGATTTTCAGGAACATCTGCAAGGCTGGAGTGAAGATGAGGATGGTGCCCAGAATTGAGACAGTAAGAAAAGCCCAGAGGAAGATTCGGTCTAACACCTGGGCAACAAACTTCCAGTCTTGAACCACctgtgaaaagcagaaataagaCATAAAATAGGGGAAAAAACAATAGAGTGAAATTAGTGATATCTATACGCACCTCACGAATGAAGTGCTCTTTACGGATGTGTCTGCTGATGTACCGCACAGAGTAGATGGCTTTCTCCAACATGGTGGCCCAGGCTTCTTCCTCCTTCCCATCAGAAGCTGCCTGTCCACATGCTCCGCTGCTCGTCTTCCAACCTCCCCTCCGACTTCCAGAGCGAGGCTTCAGTTCAGGACTTTCCGGAGCCAGTTCCGGGTAGTGGTACCGGTCCGTGTGTCCTCGCATGCAAAGCAGTCTGGGCAGTTTCTGCAGGAAAAGACTGCGAACCCATGGCGACATTGGGTGATAGGTGGCTGAGGAGCGGTGGTGCACATTGATGACGAAGACGGTGACGATAATCGAAAGGGTGACGAAGATCATGATGAAGAGCAAATATTCTCCGATGAGAGGGATTACCTTGGAGGAGGAGGGGATGATCTCCTCTATGACTAAAAGGAACACAGTGAGGGACACTAGGACAGAGGTGGAGAGTGACAGCTTCTCTCCTTCATCCGAGGGAAGGTAAAACACAAGGACAGTA contains:
- the LOC102220709 gene encoding neuronal acetylcholine receptor subunit non-alpha-2-like isoform X2; the protein is MTTNVWLTQEWIDNKLRWNPDKYGGITSIRVPSENIWLPDIVLYENADGRFEGSLMTKAIVKHNGAITWTPPASYKSACTMDVTFFPFDRQNCSMKFGSWTYDGNMVDLVLMDNHVDRKDFFDNGEWEILSATGAKGNRKDGLYSYPFITYSFILKRLPLFYTLFLIIPCLGLSFLTVLVFYLPSDEGEKLSLSTSVLVSLTVFLLVIEEIIPSSSKVIPLIGEYLLFIMIFVTLSIIVTVFVINVHHRSSATYHPMSPWVRSLFLQKLPRLLCMRGHTDRYHYPELAPESPELKPRSGSRRGGWKTSSGACGQAASDGKEEEAWATMLEKAIYSVRYISRHIRKEHFIREVVQDWKFVAQVLDRIFLWAFLTVSILGTILIFTPALQMFLKIPPPTATEEPPLHQ